A DNA window from Rhinolophus sinicus isolate RSC01 linkage group LG10, ASM3656204v1, whole genome shotgun sequence contains the following coding sequences:
- the GRIFIN gene encoding LOW QUALITY PROTEIN: grifin (The sequence of the model RefSeq protein was modified relative to this genomic sequence to represent the inferred CDS: inserted 3 bases in 3 codons; deleted 2 bases in 1 codon; substituted 1 base at 1 genomic stop codon) produces MVQAEARSLPPPSPGGAEISGGEGCLNGGPAGVQEARTKGEVEAGKGSVPGRPSGGGPPTPSPAPCLYPQAARPACRDWRDGTADPPPPVHRRNAARWDLWGFHGPWASVPIVCGQFEAFCAKGLAPGWNLLGRGHSDPGEDNQFPVRGGDIAFHIKPRFSTATXVGNVFQGDXWGQEGVSCIFPLVLGEPFXMEVSADAQPFHVHAQEYKVLSLHMRHRPLAAIIRVQVLTDHRLAQVELAXRGLSWG; encoded by the exons ATGGTACAGGCGGAGGCCCGGagcctgcctcctcccagcccaggTGGGGCTGAGATCTCCGGGGGGGAGGGA TGCTTGAATGGAGGGCCTGCTGGGGTGCAGGAGGCCAGGACAAAGGGAGAAGTAGAGGCAGGGAAGGGCAGCGTGCCTGGCAGGCCGTCTGGGGGTGGGCCTCCAacaccctccccagccccctgccTATATCCCCAGGCTGCTCGGCCTGCCTGCAGAGACTGGAGAGATGGCACTGCAG ACCCCCCACCACCCGTTCACAGAAGGAATGCTGCTCGCTGGGACCTGTGGGGCTTCCACGGAccctgggcctctgtccccatTGTTTGCGGGCAGTTTGAAGCCTTCTGTGCAAAGGGCCTGGCCCCGGGCTGGAACCTGCTGGGCCGGGGACACTCTGACCCTGGAGAGGACA ATCAATTTCCTGTCCGAGGAGGGGACATCGCCTTTCACATCAAGCCTCGATTCTCTACTGCCA AGGTGGGCAACGTCTTCCAGGGTG CGTGGGGCCAGGAGGGTGTGTCCTGCATCTTCCCGCTGGTGCTGGGGGAGCCCTTTTAG ATGGAGGTCAGCGCGGATGCCCAGCCCTTCCACGTCCACGCCCAGGAGTACAAGGTGCTAAGTTTGCACATG CGCCACAGGCCGCTGGCGGCCATCATCCGTGTGCAGGTGCTGACCGACCACCGCCTGGCCCAGGTGGAGCTGG GGAGGGGCCTGAGCTGGGGGTAG